In Entelurus aequoreus isolate RoL-2023_Sb linkage group LG12, RoL_Eaeq_v1.1, whole genome shotgun sequence, the DNA window tgtaaaggacaatgttttatcaactgattgcaataatgtacatttgttttaactattaaatgaaccaaaaatatggcttattttatctttgtaaaaatattggacacagtgtgttgtcaagcttatgggatgcgatgcaagtgtaagccactgtgacactattgttcttttttttattatttttataaatgtctaatgataatgtcaatgagggatttttaatcactgctatgttgaaattgtaactaatattgatactgttgttgataatattaattttcgttccactacttttggtttgttctgtgtcgtgtttgtgtctcctctcaattgctgtttattgcagttctgagtgttgctgggttgggtttggttttggaattggattgcattgttatggtattgctgtgtattgttttgttgtattgattaatacaaaaaattttaaacatttaaaaaaaaattgtttttaaataaaaaatttttttttttttaaatcgattttttaaaaatgagaatcgattctgaatcgcacaacgtgagaatggcgattcgaattcgaatcgattttttcccacacccctaatatatatatatatatatatatatattgtggaaaaGTTATTCATATCCACTTTGTTGCGGTCttgtacatcagtggtccccaacctttttgtaactacgGACCGGTccacgcttgaaaatttgtcccacggaccgggggtggatttttttttttgtcatgaaaaaatacaatcatgtgtgcttacggactgtatccctgcagactgtattgatctatattgatatataatgtaggaaccagaaatattaataacagaaagaaacaacccttttgtgcgaatgagtgtgaatgagtgtaaatgggggagggaggttttttgggttggtgcactaattgtaagtgtattttgtgtttttttatgttgatttaatttaaaaaataaatcataataattattttttttatttttatttttattcttgtgcggccaagtaccaattgatccacggaccgggccgcgggccggtggttggggaccactgttgtacatGACAAGTAATATAAAGCGGTAGCCACCTAGCTTAGCTTAGCATAGGGTAAACAGGAAAAACATGCATCTTTTTTAGTCAGAATCAGCCATTTTGTGCAATTTCCAGTCTAAAATAGTATTTACACAACACAATATTCGAATCTATGGGtataatgttttgaaggtggccaAAGAGACGCGACTGAGATAAATAGGCTAACGATAATGAATATGTAGCCCCCTAGCTTAGCCTAGCATAGAATAAGCAggaaagacacttttttttttgtcagaatcAGCCATTTTGGGTAATTTTAAGCCTAAAAGAGTATTGACCCAATACAAATATTACCACTTATTGAAATTATGTTTTAGAAGTGGCTTAAGAGACACAGCTGAGATAAATATGATGGTGATTATGTAGCCACCTAGCTTAGCCGAACATAACATCAACTAAGAAGAAAAATACCAATTCATAGTCAGAATCGGCCATTTTGTGTCACAAATGTATAGACACAGGAACCGGTAATGACCTCGTTACCGGGGTCAACATAGCTCCGACtatattattattgctattgtactaatGCTAATTCATAGTCATCATTAATATGTAGGCACTATCTCGTTTCTATTGGCTGCAGACTTCCAAACGATATGTCACTCAGTATGGCAAGATAATGAGCTCAGCCTGGGTGAAGTATTACaggaataacacacacacacacactcacacacacacgtaaacacttgCCTCCTCCACACTGATATCAACAGGAAAGAGTCAGCCAATGAAACTaattgcggtgtgtgtgtgtgcccgttATGAAAAGAACAGCCTGTACCGTACACATCATCCCGCCCACTGCTACCTGATTGGTTCCCTCCAAGTGGTGTGCTTTTCTGCTCTTTTCTCTGATTGGACAGTCTGCAAGCCACTTCTCGTTACCTCTTACAAAGAGGAACggtttgtttttttcctgctcCAGATGAGCACAAAATACTTTTTGCACACAAATCATGCAGTTGTTTTCAGCTGAGTTGCGATTAAAAAAATAAGCCACAAACCACCAGCGCAATTATGTACAACCGTTTATTTACCTTTTTCAAATAatgattaaaatatatttacaaaaaacGTCGCTTTGGGAaagccatacacacacacacaaagcacaaCATAAATAAGTTAGTATACTTTTTTCagtgtttttccaaaaaaaaaaaaaaaaaaataggcacACAGGTCCACTTCAGAGAGGGCGCTTTTGTTGTTCTGCCCACACAAAAATGAGGAATAATAATAGTGCAATTTACATGTTCCACATGAATTTCACATATTTGCATAAGTAGcccagtgattttttatttatttatcttttaaatCTGGACTGTTCATCACTCAGGGGTGCATTCAAATAATACAATTTCTTAGGATTATTATTGGAAAATTTGGTCGAATATTGCTCAACTGTCCATCCCCCAAACCAAAAAAGGCACACTTTGGCAAAtctctgggggaaaaaaaaaatacaacaggaTGAAATAAAAAGGGGTACATAGAGATTCTCATGTAAACTTTGTCTCTTGTGGCTGTTCCCATGGAAGAGCCAGAACAAAAAGGAAGACATTTAAGTTTCCATACAACCCTGATGACTGTTGAaatctgcatttaaaaaaaagacctgaataattACAACATAACATGACCACTTGAAATATTTTAGGGGGGAGGTGGAAATTGCACTGCAACTAAACCACCCCACCACCCGTGTCAAAATTCACACATATTATCCAAAAACACAGGCATgaaaagcatttagctttttatGTGCTACATATAAAAACATAGGTAGTAAAAACAGCACAAACGATGGGGAAGGGAGGGTCATCAATATGCACACTTTTGCTACATTGTCTGCTGCTTCTGAGGCAATTtaagaattaaaaaaagaatatcaATAAGAGTGCCAAAACTTGATAGTGTACATGTTCAGTGCTTGTGCAGCCTCTCGTGCCTTCCTATAGGAGAGCCTGCTTGTGAGTGCTGTCTCTTCTCTCTGCGCTCCCCTTCACATaggctgcaacaacaacaaaaagacgtCTTTAATGAACAGTAATAAGAGGCATTGTGATGCATTCAATTGTACAGACACGGCTGAACACTACACTATATGTGCAGTGTTCACAATACAAGATGCCTTATGATGCATTCATGGGCACATTCACGATGTAAAATGTACTATCATTTATTGTTCAGAGTTCACATTATGGTGCATTCAATGGCACATGCATGGCTGTAAGGTGCATCATTTGTTTCTTTGCAGTATTCACATTATAAATGAGACATTGTGATGCATTTAATGGCACACGCACCACACTTAAACGGCATCATTTGCTTATGTACAGTGCTTACAGTCTAGAGAGGCGTTGTGATGCATTCCCGGGTGTGAACTATGTTATTTATTACCTGTGTACGTGCGGTGTTGTGTGGGGGTCACTGTGATGCATTCCAAGGCACACACTGTATAAAAGGACATTTTGATAAGATGCGTTCAATGGCACTTAATGGTCGGTAGTAGAAAACCTGTGTACGTTAGGTGTTATGTTGGGGGCGGGGTGATGCATTCGATGGCACATGCAAGGTTGTATGTGCtacatatatatttgttaaaAAGGCAGTTTGTCTGTGATATGATACGTTCAATGACACATGCACGGTTTAACAATATAACATATTTTTTCAAAATGCGGTTTTAATGTCATACGATGCATTCAACGGCACACGCTTGGTTATAAAGTATATAGTTAAGATGTTATGCCCAGTTATTATACCGGTGTACGTGCGGCGTTATAGCCAAGGCACATGCACAGTTCCATACTGTGGGCATCGCATGATGCGTTTAATGGGACGTGTACGGGTTTTATACTGTATTTGTTAAAAGGCAgcttggggcggggggcgttatATAACGGGTGCAACAACACATGCCGGGTTATGTAGTATTACCTGTGTAGGGGGCAGTGTGATGCATTCAATGGCACGAGCACTGTTGTAAACTATACTGTTTTAAGAGGCATTCTCGCGTTTTAAGATGCACCCGAAAGACATGACCAGTGTACGTGCGGCGTAAATGGCGGTGCGTTCAATGGCACATGCAAGGCTGTAAAACTACATTACCTGTGTACGTGCTGTTTAAATGGCGATGCCTTCAATGGCACATGCACGGTTGTaaagtgtattatttttgttgttgtcaatgttgcgTCTACACAcgatgtgtgggggaaaaaagtgaGTTTATGGAGTACCTTTACTGCTCCGCGAGATTGTTGGCTTCCTGCGCCTGGTTTCCTTCAGCCCCTGCGGGCGACGGTCTCCTCCCGTGAGGCGGCCTGGAGAAGAAATCCGGTGCGCCGCGGTCCACCGTCCACACGAAGTTCCCCGCGGGAAGAGGCGTCTCGGACTTCGGGTCGAAATTATAGCGCTCCTTAAACGCCTGCACGCCCTCCCCGATGGAAGCCGTCAGACAGTCGCGTATCTCTGTCGGGTCAGGTGTCCCAAAAAGGACCCTGCGCACCGGAGGCTTGCCGTTGTCCTGCGGCGGCGCGTCCACCCTCTCCACGGTCGCGTCGGAAAGGCGAACATCTGACATTTTGACAAAACCTATTCCCAAGTGGTCGCGGCAGGAACGCAGCGCGGATACTCCATTAAAGGAAAAAGTGGGTAAGAATCCAAGGGGGGGGAGGTGATTGGGGCGACTCCTGTCAGGTGCGTAGTAAAGCTGCAAGACAAGTCAGGACATAGCAGCCAATATGGCGTTAGAGCTGCAGTGAGTGAAGAAGTTGACATCAAGGTCTATTTAAACAGAGACGGCCATTCATTGGCTCCGCGCTCCTTTGGACCGCCCACTGAGCGTCCTTAAAGCACCACTACGGAAGATCGGATTAACTCTACACACCAGTAATGGCCTCATTAATGGTTTGACTGCGGCATTTGTTGACATAGTGATGCATTCACGCTGAACAAATACGCCATATGCTCAACCTCTCCTGTTCAATACCAGCTTAAAACATGGATTTCACCACATGACATGAATGACGTCATTTCAGAGCCACACAGCGGCCGGTCGTATTCagaattaggtttttttttaatgtgtgacaataaaaggcaacaTGATGGAGAAAGCAGGAATGTATCATGGCTTTGACACATGAAGCGACCAATCAAATCGCTCCCTTTCACGTTCATGCCGCTCAAGGCCACGAGAGGGCATGTTTGCTTGGTAACAAGGGACTGCTATGATATGTGATGATTAGCAAGTGAATTCACTGGCTatgtcaaaattaataaaataggaTAAACATGTAAATGCGACATCCAAAATACTGTGAATACTTTATAATAAAGTGTTCTACATTTTACAATGTATTTCTACTTTAACCCTATGACTTCAGAAccaaacaaacatatatacacgcacacataaatatatatttacatacatatacacatatattatatacatacatacatatatgtatgtatatacatgcataaatatttATAATGTTCACTATGACCTCAAttgatttaatatatattaaaaaataaaagtaaaaataacaaataccacATATTTTTGTACTTAATAGTCCTCAactgattaatatatatatatatatatatatatatatatatatatatatatatatatatatatatatatatatatatatatatatatatatatatatatatatatatatatatacaaacaactttttcactttttttttttttttgcttagatTTCTCCATAAATTCTGGTCCAAAACAAAATTATCAAAcatttagtgtttttttgtttgttttttaaatgttggccCTTTTGATCAGATTGTCAcatgtttaatttatttaaataacTCGTTATGCAAATGTGTATCAGTCGAAAACTGTGACAATTTGATCAAAAACCTTTAAAGGATAAAGTTGCTTGTGAGATTTAAGCAaagtaagtttaaaaaaaaaactactttttaaggacttttatgtctatatatacacagtgtagcGTACACCTGTGAAATAATTGGACATTGAaatttaacatgaaaaaaaaaaccaacctctTAGGAAGAATTATGGAGTACAACAAAAACGATGgccaaaaatacagcaaaaatgttataaaatgacAAAAACTCAGCCTTTGTCTCCAGAGGGTTAGTGTACAACATCCAGAGGGTTAATCTACAACAAatcaaacaaatatttaaaaaaatacatgacaATCTtcattacataaaataaatatgtctagaacatttttattttgaaaaaactacttaaatatttttttatgttcacTATGACCTTAAttgatttaatatatattataaaataattaaatactatacaaaataaaatgtgttaactTAATAGTTCTCAACACTTTGAGTATAACAATTATGGgcaaaatacagcaaaaaattACTGAAATGACAAAGTCAGCATTTGTCCCTTGAGAGTTAACTACTACAAATCATAAAAatctgaatttaaaaaatacatatgtcaGCCACAGCCTTTATTACATAAAATAATTAtgtctaaaacatgttttttttatttaaaaaaaaaccctaattaTTTACAAATATTGTTTAATGTTCACTATGACCTCAATTAAAATAACATATACATTACAAAATAGTTAAAAATAATCaactgataaaaaataaatatgaatacatCTAAAAAAAGACATGAAGAAATCCAAAAACTATTTTAAgggaataaaatgtaataaatgaataaaaataaaaatatataactatatatagtgACATATTTTTGTCTATATAATTTTATACATACATAACACTGTATGTAACACTCAATTGATGGGTGAATGTGATGTACTGGTATAATGTAATGCGCTTTAGGTATCATTCCAGTAATAGCAAAGTACTATATAAACAAAGACCATTAAATGCACAGATACTTAAAAAGAAAACATGGCAATAAAACCCAAAATAAAGATTATtcttcaaaaataatgttttgtttgtatttgtattaaaacaattttaagtAGCGCTAAAGTTCACCATGTATTTATCTTTGGCATCACTTGGCATTAAACTCAATTTCGGAGGGATTTGCCATCTACAGTGTAGATTAGAGCCTCATTGGTTTACGATGGTGACATTAATATCAATAACTGTTATCTTGCATGCTGTAAAGAGTTTAAAGGCTCATTGTCATCAGATAAGAACATACCTGTAAGATGGATTGAAGCATGGCCATGTGGCTGCGCTATCACAACCATCAAGTGACAAGACAGCGAGCTCGATCTGATTGTGACGGGCCATAAACGACTTAGGGCACAACTTGATTGAATCACCGCAAATCCACTCAGCGGCTCGAGGTTACGGACGGTCAACGTGACGTTTGCAGGCGGGTTGAGAGGGTAAATAAAAGGGACAACAAGAGCACAAACCTCTTGAAAGTGCTGACGTCAGTGTCGAGGAGGGAGCGGTGCCGTCATAGTTGGCTCGGTGCCTATCGCTGTTCGACTTTGCCACTGTGTCGCTGCACTTTGCACAGTGGAAGCTTTaggaaataaaagaacaataaaaATGTAACCTTTAATCCTAGCTAGTGCATATGATAATGTAAGCGCAAAACATATTGTGATGACTGTCGTAAAATAAAAAGTTTACATAGACTTTAAATAATCAAGAGGGTTTTTTGTCAATTAATTTTTTGGACAAATAAACAGTTGTATTACTATGGGCTTTACAAGCGACTTCAACATGTCCATTTTGTGATCTAACATTCATACCTTAGCAATAAATATCGATTTATATTAAAATGtacatgttgagttgagtttgtgtttatttcgaacatgcgtgcatacaacatgatacatcacaatttccagtttctctattcaacatgtttgaaaaggagtaggaagaagcagagcttatttaatcctaccccttttcctttacacagcagttgctaaaacttttgtccacttcatgttctcaatttattcacaatatgctCCATAACTAAtaacaatacaattaaataaataataagtagTGAAGTAATTTATATTTCATTTGgcgagatgaataagattatctagaaaatgaatggatggatggtttatcatggttcttctttgtactttgtaaacactttaagtttaaaTAGTTTATTGAATTGGATTATATTAGTacgttgtttgatttatttggttaatccatgccataatttaattctacatactgatatactgaaggttttaagtcagtggttcttaacctgggttcgatcgaaccctaggggtttggtgagtcgggctcaggggttcggcggaggtcaagacacacccgactcatcgtgtaaataaaaacttctccctatcggcgtattacggatacggcaacagcagaagtcacactgatttgcaggtgtgtaatttgttgtgagtttatgactgtgttggttttgttctttgaacaaggtgatgttcatgcacggttcattttgtgcaccagtaataaaacacggtaacactttagtatggggaacatattcaccattaattagttgcttattaacatgcaaattagtaacatattggctcttaactagtcattattaagtacgtattaatgccttattcggcatggccttattataaccctaaccctggccctaaccctcaccaaataactctaaatgaagtctttgttacttagaatatgttcccctagtgtccaaaaaactctaaattaagtcttt includes these proteins:
- the cdpf1 gene encoding cysteine-rich DPF motif domain-containing protein 1 isoform X2, producing MSDVRLSDATVERVDAPPQDNGKPPVRRVLFGTPDPTEIRDCLTASIGEGVQAFKERYNFDPKSETPLPAGNFVWTVDRGAPDFFSRPPHGRRPSPAGAEGNQAQEANNLAEQ